DNA sequence from the Oceanipulchritudo coccoides genome:
GCACAAGGAGGCTGATGTCATGGTCGACCCGGAAGTTTGGACCGACATAACCGGCTGCAGTCACAAATGGATCAAGCCCCGTCAGGGCAGTCGCCACCAGCGCATTGTTCAAGTCGGTGATCGGGAGCAAGGCATTGAATGGTGCCTTGGTCAGTGCGCCTTCTGAGCCTGCGCCCGTTGTCGACGGACTCTTGCCAGTCATGCTGGAGGTAAACTCCATGAAGGCTTCCGGCAACGGAAGATAATGGATTGGGTTGAAAACCGCGAGTGAGCGGATCGGGCCCTCCGGGGGATTATTGCGGCGGCCTGTGAGCAGACCGCTGACCGGATAAAGCACGGCATCCTCTGGTTTCAATTTACGCTTAAAACGTGCTCCCATTTCCGCTACATAACTTACTTGCGGTTGGGCGAGGGATGTCCGGTTCTGCAAATACCGGGGATTCTTTGTCGGCTTGCCATCGACTATCCGTGGATTCGATGAGGAAACCACAAAGTCAGGATTTGACTCAGGTTTTGTGACAAAATCACGGAGAAGATTTTTCATTGGATCCGTGAAGTAATCAAACCGGACCGCATCCTCCATCATCTCCAATGCCTCAGGGCGTGAAAGCGGTTGGTAGTTGGAGAAGAAGACGTTTGCCCCGGACATGTCCTCCTCGGTCTTCTTGTCATAACCGCGAATCACTGCGTCATCGGGACGCTGGAACAGGCGGTATTCACAATTCCGAACAATTTTGGCACTGGTTCCACCCTGGCTTTTGCCCGGCTCACCGGGTATGCGCTCCCATGGCAGGACAACTGAGGCGCTGATGTCGTCCTCAGTCTGGATCTTGGTCGCCGGGAAAAAGTCCTTTCGCAGTGAAAAGACACGCCATGATCCGTTGTCATCATAACCCACCCGGAGATAGCTCGTGATGACCTTGCCATCCTTGTACTTCAATTCATGCCCGGAAATGCCATTGATGATGTCGACCGTGAAGCGTTCGCGCCAATTCTCTCCCCAGTCGGGTTTGTAGAATCGCTTCAAGAGCAGGACCAGCTCCTTGATGTGCGTGGGGATGGATCGGATAAAGGTATTGTGTTCGGTTGTATACTCCGGGCCAGGCGTCAGCAACTTGATCACGGATCCGAGCGAACGGGCCGGGCCGAGGATGGGCCGTGTGTTTTCACGATTGAGCGACGCGTCCTTGAATCGGCCTCCATAGTTTCCGTTGAGGATGCGTTCAACGGCATCAAAATCCTTTTTCAGGTTCCCTACATAAAATGGCGCGTGAATAATGGCATCCGCGATGGACTTGGAAATTTCCGATTTACCACCCCCGGACACGGTACAGGGCTTGTGGCAATTGGTCGCTTCGGGCACCGTCCCGATGAGGCGCCAACGGCGGCCTTCGGCTGGCTTGACGAGCTGCACTTTGTATCCGTTCGGGAAGATGTAGGTTTTATCGGCGAGCAGCTTGATAGATTTTGGGCTGCCGTCCTTTTCCCATGAGATAGTCTGCTCAGCCAGTGAGAACCGGGCAGTTTCCGGTATGTAGAAGACTTTTGGATACAGACAATCGATGGCGTGCCCCTCCGGTTGCATCTCCATGCGATCCCCGTAATCCTTGAAGATTGATGCGAAAGATCTCACTTCCTCATCAATATTGGGGGAGAGCTCAAATTCTTCACCAAGGTCATAGGAGGAAAAAGCAAGCGTTCCGCCAGCATGTTCCTCCTCACAGTTGCCAAAGAGGTTTGCTGCATAACCGATCTGGGTTTTAACCTCCTTCTTGCAGTAACCAAAGTAGTTGTCAGCGATCAATGTCACGACAACTCCTGCATCGGTCCGTGCAGTGATCTTGAAGGCACCGCCGTCATTGTAGCGTTCATCCTCCGATTCCCAGCACATGCCGTCCCGTTTTTGCCGCTCGGTGGCCTCAGCGACATGTGGAAGACCCAATTCCTTCTTGGTCAACTCCTTGATGTGGGGTGCCAGGATTACGCACCCTGAGTGTCCGGACCAGCTTTCCACATCCAGACCCGCATCATTTTCCGGAAGATAGGGATCCCCCGCGTTGCCAAAAATGGATTCCACAAAGTCGAGATTACAGGTCATGCTACCCGGCGCAAAAAACCGGATTTCCATGGACTTGTTTTCAGAGGAGCCCGGAACTGCCGGGCAAATAACGGGCCGCAAGAGCAGGGAGACCCAGACATGAGCCTTCTTTTCCTGAGTGGAGGTGAAAGGCAGGAGCATCAAGTCCTCCGGAGGTCTCAAGGCTGCTTGGAGCAGGCGGGCAAAGGTTAATTTCGGCACTGCTTTCTTGTCGTCCGGAATCGGCAATCCGCCCTCAGCAACGTGAAAAACGCCTTTTGTTGTGCGACGATCGTTGACCGGATTGTGGAGGACGCCATTGGCGACCCGATAGGATTCGATAATGTCAGAATGGAAACTGTCCTGGTCCGGTGGCAGGGAAAGCGCACGGGCAATGCCGTGCTTGATCAAATTGAAGGTCTTTCCCGGAAGCCGGACTGCGCGGTCCGCCTCCGGCAACTCGGCAAGATAGGATTCGAGGAAGGACTCGATGCGCATATCTGCCGGGGGCCTCAGCCCGTCTTTGAGCAACGCGTTCCGTGCGCGAAAGTTTGAAACGAGGTTTTCGCTGATGGAAAGGGTTGGAAAATCCTCCATATCCCCAAAAATCGGCTCCCCAAGGGCGGCCAGGTACAGATTGATGCGTTCAATCAAATCGTCGCTAGGACGGGAATCCGCCTTGGTTTTAACATCAAACCCAATGGCTTTTACAAGATTAGTATCTGTCATATCAAAAATAAGTAAATTACAGAGAGGAGGGATCAGCACAATTGATGCCGAGTTAGAGACCAAATTGTGTGTTAGATGCAGGTCAAGTCTCTCTCGTCATGAATTTCAAGAATCTACCTATCATCTGTCTTCTCATACCCATTGCCACCGGGCAGTTGTCGGGGTCGCCAGTCGATCCCGACAACCGGTGGCAAATGCGGGATTATTTTAATGCGGTCTACCAGTACGGATCCAACTTTGAAATGGAGTGGACGGGCAACTATGGTAGCGGCAGGGCCGGTTCCCTCTCTGCGGACTGGCAGGAAGCGACTTTGAACCGGATCAACTTTTACCGGGAAATGGCGGGAGTGCCGTCGGATGTTGTTTTTGATCCGGTCCTGAGTGAAAAAAGCCAGAAATCCGCGTTCATGATGAGCGCGAACAACAATTACAGCCACACACCGCCCAGCAATTGGCTCTACTGGTCCCAGGATGCATATGATGCTGCCTACAATGGCAATCTTGCCCTTGGGTCGACCGGGATCGACTCGATCCGTGGTTACATGAGCGATTATGGCTCCAATAACAAGGCCGTGGGGCACCGCAGGTGGATTCTCTACCCGAATACCTCAGTGATGGGAAGCGGGGATGTTCCAGGAACTGACCCGTCGACACGACCCGCCTCAAATGTCCTCTGGGTCATCCCCCAGACCTTTGGTGAGCGACCTGAGACCCGGGATGAGTTTGTTGCCTGGCCACCAAGAGGATATGTCCCGTCAGAGCTGGTTTACTCCCGCTGGTCCTTTTCCCATCCGGATGCGGATTTTTCCAATGCGACCGTTTCAATGGTCTCCAACGGTCAATCTGTCCCCGTGAGAATTGATTCACGGCAAAACGGATACGGGGATAACACGATTGTCTGGATTCCCAATGGCATGTCCACTTCAGGATTTGTCACTTGGCCTACCCCCGCCTCCGACCAACCAGTTGAAGTGACAGTCAACTCGGTCCGGATAAATGGTGTGACTCGCTCATTCACATACACGGTCACAATTTTTGACCCGGACAATGCAGGGTCCGGGGAATTCCATTCAACCGGATATCCCGTGGGTCCGGTCCTTGTCGATTACCCCAGTGAATTTGCAGTCAGTTCACGCCCATTTGCCGAGGGGGTCCAAGGGAGAG
Encoded proteins:
- a CDS encoding CAP domain-containing protein — its product is MNFKNLPIICLLIPIATGQLSGSPVDPDNRWQMRDYFNAVYQYGSNFEMEWTGNYGSGRAGSLSADWQEATLNRINFYREMAGVPSDVVFDPVLSEKSQKSAFMMSANNNYSHTPPSNWLYWSQDAYDAAYNGNLALGSTGIDSIRGYMSDYGSNNKAVGHRRWILYPNTSVMGSGDVPGTDPSTRPASNVLWVIPQTFGERPETRDEFVAWPPRGYVPSELVYSRWSFSHPDADFSNATVSMVSNGQSVPVRIDSRQNGYGDNTIVWIPNGMSTSGFVTWPTPASDQPVEVTVNSVRINGVTRSFTYTVTIFDPDNAGSGEFHSTGYPVGPVLVDYPSEFAVSSRPFAEGVQGRVIEAEPYTTVLDAEDGFQPFEADTSGGYSIVQNGRRANGHSAYQLANPDATTQTLTHPDTFIVKDGQPRLYFNSSLAWATSDQVARVEINAGSSENWQEIWRLTGLVQSNNDFTSETLDLSEWSGKTVRIRFRYSLEGTSYYAGSSSNSGWVIDDISLSGVDRVAEIDELPAQMGTNSLHITFDSNEPAFLQTRDFAFGGFPLDWGPIVEVEPVTYSGIENSNTGNWEWDPVFGYNQQLDLDWTYASALGWINTDNFPWVCTTSGWFRYMHGSVDKGLWLYSPEWGFVYTDSGMSERFRYAPFTSESSSSFGN